A window of Rhododendron vialii isolate Sample 1 chromosome 11a, ASM3025357v1 contains these coding sequences:
- the LOC131306645 gene encoding uncharacterized protein LOC131306645, translating into MKKTIADIFQTNDREDVDQRVARFFYCNDIPFNVARSPFWTDMVTGINNVPKGYKNPNYEKIRTSLLDKEQSKVQRALTPIMQDWSTHGLSIASDGWSNLKNQQLINTMTVSGGRAVFVNGHDVSGIEKTGLNIAEFIFKAIDFVGPSNVVQVITDNASNCKAAGAIIQGKHPHIFWSGCLAHTLNLLMKDIGKSSDPSLSFFNESYNKGKAVVKYIKNHGSCQFLYKTFSDLELLKTKKTRFGHVFIVMQRLVTVQSSLVAMVLSNHWETLRRSSSDPNQHDTIKKTVMEEDFWSKTKRVLKITKPIYKMLRFCDTDQAIIGEVYEQMYTMLWKLKDILVTDPVVYNLVHQIVVERWDRMNIPLHCLAYVLVPKYYTHSWLSKPAPGGVRRMKPHCDLEVQKGYLDAIEKMIIDLSEATKIRHQMSDFVSDKGVFAQPQAIKDRATMQTLSWWHMYGGPAPELYSLALRVLSQGVNTFCAERCWSTYSYIHSVKRNRLICDRAEKLVFVHYNHRLLSRYRADYESFKNWDVFDGDANIEEPMPTMGEGENMILSDSDDDAIQVVITPTSTAPGSSSTSIAATSSTLPPSALTEKTHAQMRLEKARGKRQKK; encoded by the exons ATGAAGAAAACAATTGCAGACATTTTTCAAACCAATGACAGGGAGGATGTGGACCAGAGGGTTGCTAGATTCTTTTATTGTAATGACATTCCGTTCAATGTTGCGAGGTCCCCTTTTTGGACAGATATGGTTACTGGCATCAATAATGTACCAAAGGGGTACAAAAACCCCAACTATGAGAAGATAAGAACTTCTTTGTTGGACAAAGAACAGAGCAAGGTGCAGCGTGCCCTTACCCCTATAATGCAAGATTGGAGCACACATGGATTGTCTATTGCTTCTGATGGTTGGTCAAATTTAAAGAACCAACAGTTGATTAACACCATGACTGTGTCAGGTGGTAGAGCTGTTTTTGTAAATGGGCATGATGTTTCTGGAATAGAGAAAACTGGACTCAATATTGCTGAGTTCATCTTCAAGGCCATCGATTTTGTTGGGCCCTCCAACGTGGTGCAG GTTATCACTGATAATGCATCCAATTGCAAGGCTGCAGGGGCAATAATTCAAGGCAAACATCCACACATCTTTTGGTCCGGTTGCTTAGCTCATACATTGAATTTGTTGATGAAAGATATTGGTAAGAGTTCCGATCCATCTCTATCTTTCTTCAATGAGAGCTATAATAAAGGCAAAGCAGTGGTAAAGTATATAAAGAATCACGGTTCATGTCAGTTTTTATACAAAACCTTCTCTGATTTGGAGCTTCTTAAAACAAAGAAGACTAGATTTGGGCATGTTTTCATAGTAATGCAGCGGCTGGTAACAGTACAAAGTTCTTTGGTTGCTATGGTTCTGAGCAACCATTGGGAGACCTTGAGAAGAAGCTCATCAGATCCAAATCAGCATGACACTATCAAGAAAACTGTGATGGAAGAGGATTTTTGGAGCAAAACCAAGAGAGTTCTCAAAATTACAAAACCCATATATAAGATGCTCAGGTTTTGTGACACTGATCAAGCCATTATTGGGGAGGTTTATGAGCAAATGTACACCATGTTGTGGAAGCTCAAAGATATTCTTGTAACTGATCCCGTGGTTTACAATTTGGTTCACCAGATTGTTGTGGAAAGGTGGGACAGGATGAACATTCCTTTGCATTGCCTTGCTTATGTTCTTGTTCCCAAATACTACACCCATTCTTGGCTTTCAAAACCTGCTCCAGGTGGTGTGAGGAGAATGAAACCTCATTGTGATTTGGAGGTTCAAAAGGGCTATCTTGATGCAATTGAAAAAATGATTATTGATCTGAGTGAAGCTACTAAAATAAGGCATCAGATGAGTGATTTTGTTAGTGACAAGGGTGTTTTCGCACAGCCTCAAGCAATTAAAGATCGAGCAACCATGCAAACCTTGTCATGGTGGCACATGTATGGTGGGCCAGCACCTGAGTTGTATTCTTTAGCACTTAGAGTGTTGTCCCAAGGTGTTAACACATTTTGTGCAGAGAGGTGTTGGAGCACTTACTCATATATCCATAGTGTGAAGAGGAACCGGTTAATTTGTGATCGAGCGGAAAAGTTAGTCTTTGTGCACTATAATCATAGGCTACTATCGAGGTACAGAGCTGATTATGAGTCTTTCAAAAATTGGGATGTGTTTGATGGAGATGCAAACATTGAAGAACCTATGCCGACAATGGGGGAAGGAGAAAATATGATTCTTTCGGATAGCGATGATGATGCTATCCAGGTTGTCATTACTCCCACATCAACTGCCCCGGGTTCTAGTTCTACTTCCATTGCCGCAACTTCATCAACTCTACCTCCAAGTGCTTTGACGGAAAAAACACACGCTCAAATGCGACTTGAAAAAGCACGaggaaaaagacaaaagaaatga